In Ipomoea triloba cultivar NCNSP0323 chromosome 15, ASM357664v1, one genomic interval encodes:
- the LOC116006451 gene encoding guanosine deaminase-like yields MEESKVVEAKDGTISVATAFAGHQEAVQDRDHKFLTRAVEEAYKAVECGHGGPFGAVVVCNDEVVVSCHNMVLNNTDPTAHAEVTAIREACKKLNRIELSNCEIYASCEPCPMCFGAIHLSRIKRLVYGAKAEAAIAIGFDDFIADALRGTGFYQKANLEIKRADGNEAIIAEQVFENTKAKFSIY; encoded by the exons ATGGAAGAATCCAAAG TTGTTGAAGCCAAGGATGGAACTATCTCAGTTGCCACCGCATTTGCAGGTCACCAGGAAG CTGTACAGGATAGAGATCACAAATTTTTGACAAGAGCAGTTGAAGAAGCTTATAAAGCTGTAGAATGTGGGCACGGGGGCCCATTTGGTGCTGTTGTTGTTTGCAATGATGAAGTTGTTGTTAGCTGCCATAACATGGTACTCAACAACACTGACCCTACTGCTCATGCAGAGGTGACAGCGATAAGAGAG GCATGTAAAAAGCTCAACCGCATTGAACTATCAAACTGCGAAATATATGCCTCTTGTGAGCCATGCCCGATGTGCTTTGGTGCCATCCATCTTTCGCGAATTAAG AGGCTCGTATATGGAGCCAAAGCGGAAGCTGCCATTGCCATTGGATTTGATGATTTTATCGCAGATGCTCTAAGAGGTACTGGTTTCTATCAGAAGGCGAACTTGGAGATAAAGAGGGCTGATGGTAATGAGGCCATTATTGCAGAGCAAGTGTTTGAGAATACAAAAGCTAAGTTCTCCATTTACTGA